The genomic interval CGAAGAGCGAGACGATCACCGCCCACAGCACCGGGCCGGTCAGCACGGTCACCCCGAGCAGCGCCGCGCCGACCAGCCCCTGCACCGAGGCCCAGCTCAGCAGCCGCACGGATCCGAACCGGACCACCAGCACCCGGCCGACCTGGCTCAGCAGCACGATGCCCAGCGCGTTCAGCGCGAAGCAGAGCGAGAACCACTGCTCGGACAGTCCGAACCCGTCCTGCAGCAGGAACGGGGACGCCGAGATGTAGCCGAACATCGCGGCGCTGACCATGGTCCCGGCCAGCACCCAGCCCAGGTAGACGCGGTCGGCCAGCAGCACCCGGAAGCCGCGGAGCGTGCCGGCCAGGCCTCCGCTGCTGCGCCGGTCCGGGGGCAGCGACTCCGGTACCGACCGCAGCGCGGCCAGCACCAGCAGCACCCCGATGCCGGCGAGTACCCAGAACACGATCCGCCAGGACCCGAACCGCAGCACCTGGGCGCCGATCACCGGCGCCAGGATCGGCGCCAGCCCGTTGATGGCCGCCATCGTCGCGTAGTACGACGCGGCCGCGGTGCCGCTGAACCGGTCCGCGACCACCGCCCGGCCGATCACGATCCCGGCCGCGCCCGCCGCGCCCTGCAGCAGCCGCAGCCCGATCAGCAACGGCATCGAGGTGGTCAGCGCACAGCCGACCGAGGTGAGCACGAACAGCAGCAGCCCGGCGAGCAGGGGTCCCCGGCGGCCCACCCGGTCCGACCAGGGTCCGACGACCAGCTGCCCGACGGCCAGGCCGACGATGCAGGCCGACAGCGACACCTGGGCCAGCGTGGCCGTGGACCCGAGGGAGTCGGCGAGCTCCGGCAGCGCCGGCAGGTACATGTCCAGGCACAGCGGCCCGAACGCCGACAGCGCACCGAGCGCGATGACCAGCCCGGCGCCGGCCCGGCCGGCGGCATCGTTCGATCCGGCATCGTTCGATCCGGCACCATCCGATTCGGCACCGTCCGACCCGGTGTCGTTCGATGCGGCGGCGTTCGATCCGGCGGCGCCGTCCCCCGCGCTTCCCCCGC from Nakamurella alba carries:
- a CDS encoding multidrug effflux MFS transporter, with the translated sequence MSPEHPGGSDAGGGSAGDGAAGSNAAASNDTGSDGAESDGAGSNDAGSNDAAGRAGAGLVIALGALSAFGPLCLDMYLPALPELADSLGSTATLAQVSLSACIVGLAVGQLVVGPWSDRVGRRGPLLAGLLLFVLTSVGCALTTSMPLLIGLRLLQGAAGAAGIVIGRAVVADRFSGTAAASYYATMAAINGLAPILAPVIGAQVLRFGSWRIVFWVLAGIGVLLVLAALRSVPESLPPDRRSSGGLAGTLRGFRVLLADRVYLGWVLAGTMVSAAMFGYISASPFLLQDGFGLSEQWFSLCFALNALGIVLLSQVGRVLVVRFGSVRLLSWASVQGLVGAALLGVTVLTGPVLWAVIVSLFVMVSSVGLALPHSTALAMELHRETAGAASALIGTLQFLLGAVTAPLVGIGDRTTGGALAVTALVATVLGVLALALTRRAVGRVRPV